ccccgaagctgcagcaacggctgacacacaggagctgcaggtctggctcctgtcagcgctgcaggacgctccccctctctcccccctccctttctctgctgtcctctgcccaccaatgagaggaggaggcggggcttatccctgccgagctcctgcacagaagagaagaggaagaagctgctctaggaaaatgaaactgaagctacacaggtacgtactggggttactatacttattactatcaggcatttggggggattacttgtgttttagtaactccatgtgcctcatagtaatagcagttaaccccatcatctccctcacattaacccctgtttgcctcaccataagagttactgatatgtgagacatttgggggtaatagtaatgaagatactttattattacctccatgtctctcacatatcagtaactcttatgtgaggtacacaaggcttaatgtgagggacatgatagggttaactgttattaatatgatgcacatggagttactaaattgtaatgcacaggaccagatttttttttatccacaatttgtcctggtatagcggtcagcggtgacagtatttagtcctgtaggggccactaagggacataatactgtgtgcaggggccactaagggatataatactgtgtgcaggggccactattgggtataatactgtgtgcaggggccactaagggacataatactgtgtgcaggggccactatgggacataatagagcgcacaggaatgcgtaggagggactcggtcgagatcttcggtgtcggggggggccccatgtcaaaagttcgccatggggccccgccattcctagttacgccactgctaagaGGTTGTGTAGTATGGTAACAAGACTAAATCCTTGGATCAACATCCTACCCCACAAATTTTGGTAGCTTTAACGTGTTTAACCTGCAAAATTTAGAAACTACAGCAAAACTACATGCAATATATGGATTTGAATGAtgacagtgtgaacctagccttaacatATTTAACCTGTAAAATAAAGAAACCTGCACCATAACAACTGGTAGATTTTTTTCCAGTGCAGCATTGATGCAGTATTAGTTGCCTCCAAGTGtgcagtgtgaatacacccttacatCATAGGTCCCTATGCAAATTAGCCATCACTCAGTAGaaccctactactactactactactacgtgATTGATCACATGACCGTGACCTCGCAAAGGTCCTTCAGCGCCACCACTAGCTTTCTGCACGTCATGTGACAGACCACGTGATCGTGACATCGGCAAAAGTACTTTAGCCTACTAGGACCTGGCCTCATCGCTCCtaagtaaccatagcaaccgcaGCCTCATGCGCACTTTACGTACAGCCCTTCGCTCTGCTCGCCGCCTGCTGCTCCAGACTGTGGCCGGAGTGATCAGCATGTGTGCGGGGGTGAGCGCCATGCATGAGCCGCACTCGCTCTTTAGACTTCCGAAAGTGCCGGGGACTGAGCCCGCAAAGTGTAACGACGTGCTGGTGTGTCCGCCCCGGAGCGGAGCGCAGAGGCCGCACCATGTCGTCTATTTCCCGGGAGACGTGCAGGTAAGTGTCATGTCTGgcttgttatatactgtatacagagcgcAGTGCGTGCTGGTCACGTGGCGAGAAGCGAGTGGGGAAGGGGGGTCGGTAGTAagacgtgtgtgtgtgtctgtatgtgtgtgtctgtatgtgtgtgtgtgtgtgtgtgtatatatatatatatatgggtgtgtatatatgtatatatatgtgtgtgtgtatgtatgtgcatgtgtgtgtatatatgtatgtgtgcagAAATGATAAGGGGGATCGGTAGTAagacgtgtgtgtctgtatgtgtgtgtatatatatatatatatatgggtgtgtgtgtgtatatatgtatgtttatatatatgtgtgtgtgtatgtatgtgcatgtgtgtgtatatatgtatgtgtgcagAAATGATAAGGGGGGTCGGTAGTAagacgtgtgtgtctgtatgtgtgtgtgtgtgtgtgtgtatatatatatatatatatatatatatatatatatatatatatatgggtgtgtgtgtgtatatatgtgtgtgtgtatgtatgtgcatgtgtgtatatatgtatgtgtgcagAAATGATAAGGGGGGTCGGTAGTAagacgtgtgtgtgtgtctgtatgtgtgtgtctgtatgtgtgtgtgtatatatatatatatatatatatatatatatatatatatatatgggtgtgtatatatgtatgtatatatatgtgtgtgtgtatgtatgtgcatgtgtgtgtatatatgtatgtgtgcagAAATGATAAGGGGGATCGGTAGTAagacgtgtgtgtgtatgtatgtatatgtgtgcatgcatgtatCTGTGTGCAGAAATAATCAGCTCACTAGACTGCAGGTACAGGCCACGTTCACACTAGCcgattttccatcaggattttAATCCAAAAAGAGGAGTGTAACCTGTAGAGTGAAAGTATAATGGGAAACCTTGTATGTCAGAAACACTGCTACACAATGCTGCCTGGTGGAAATGAGACTGTGGGAGTCCCAGCACTTGTATGTTACATCAGGCTACCCAAACCGTGCCCCCTCTGAGAGTAACATGCTTATCTGTGCCCAGATGGTTCAGGAACACTCTACATCCTCCTAGCACTTCTCACTTCTTAGAGGATCATGGTCATAGACTTGGACCTGCCATGCAAGAGGGGAAGAAAGGGACAAGGAGCGGCCAGTAGTAGGGGAAAGCCCACTCTCtccatgtgcaaaactgatagacataccccaagcgacttgcagctgtaatcgcaacaaaaggtggcgctacaaagtattaacgcaagggggccaaaTCATTTCGCCtcacttttcttctttttttttttatttgttaaaaaaagtttacaatatccaataaattttgttccacttgttgattcttccccaaaaaattaaaatgtgatatatttatgtttgaagcctgaaatgcaACAAAagtttgaaaagttcaagggggccgaatacttttgcaaggcactgtgtgtgtgtgtgtatatgccaTATCTACAAGTTATATCTGGGTTTCCATTATATCAGCAGGTTTCCCACAGTCAGCACCCCAGAGACATATTGGCGAGGGGGATAAGGGTCTCACAGGGTTAATATCGGTTACTCACATTATTCATTTGATAGAATAGactgctgtacttcagctatttcCGACACCcctgttgaaatgaatggagcggggTGTGTCTGTGTCCACACTGGTTGGGAAGGTTGACCTCAAAGAGTGGGTAATGCATGCCATGAGCAATGTAATTTGATGCATTGCTAAGGGTTAACTCATCTGTGACATAAATTGACCCATGGCAGATTTAAAATCCACAGCAGTTAATGTTATGTGTTGATTCCATTATGGATATTTGCCACTGCATGTGCGTGAGCTTTgccaaaatctcatccactttgccatgGAATTCCTGGGTGAAAATGGTGAAAAATCCCCCGCATATACACCCTGTGTTGTCAGACCCCAGCAGCCTAGTATGGGTGTAGGGTGTGGCATTTGGCACTAAATAGGGTTATAAAACCGCACCATTATAGAGAAACCATCCCTATAAATGCTGGCGCAGTGCCAACATAGGCTGACTTAGTGTGTCTGAACATGTACACAAGAAACCTTGCCAACCCTTTCCAATACTTACTTGTATTTGCTTTATAATCCTTTTAGAATTACCGTGATACAATGGCAGATCACTCTGAGAATTTTCGGTGGAAGCGCTGGAGCCTGGAAGACATTTCTGCTATTCTTTTTGAGCGGTTTCCTGCCAGTTATATCTGGATAATAAAGCCGTCGCGCATGCACCTGCACAAATTCAGCTGCTATGACAACTTTGTGTCTAGTAATATGTTTGGCGCTCCGAAGCACAGCGCGGATCTGGGAGCTTTCAAGCAGCTCTATTCCTTGCTTGGGAACGCTTTCACAATGGCGCAAAATGTACTTCTGTCCGAGAGTAATAAGTATATCATTGCCCAAGACTACAGTCATTCCTTATATTCTACCAACGGGTGCCATTCTGAAGAAGGGGACGACTCTCGCTTCTCCAAGGACACTGCAGCTTGCCTTGGGCTACCATCTGTGAAGGGTTCCCTGTCGTTCACTCTGATAGGGTTCAGTAAAGGCTGTGTTGTGTTAAATCAGCTGCTTCATGAATTGCAAGAAGCCAAAAAAGATAAAGAAATCAGTTCTTTTCTTGCCAACGTAGAATCCATGTATTGGCTGGATGGCGGCCATTCTGGGGGTAGCAACACATGGGTCACCTGCCCAAACATTTTGAAAGTATTTGCCCACACGGGGATTACAGTTCACACACATGTCACTCCATATCAAGTCAGTGACTCCATGCGTTCCTGGATCGGGGAAGAACACAGGAAGTTTACGGAGCTTCTTAAAGGTTACGATGTAACGGTTGATAATCAGTTACATTTCGCTTATGAGGCACCTTCGTTGGATAACCATTTCCGAGTCCATGAGGTTTTCTGAAAGTATGTATAAGAAGTGGATGATGATGATGCTAGGTGTGCTTTCTGCTATGTGATCACAATTAATTCTTCAACTCTAAACATCACAAAGCGCAGTCTCCTTTCCACTTCATGCACCGTTGGTGGATCTGTGCTCGTGTCATTAATGGAGTAAATATAGGTGAGTGGAGTCCTTGGCGAGGCTTATGAACATGGAACTGAAGGCAACCTGAAGCTGCAGTCCTAAAGAGGTCTCCAAGAATGGCTATCAATGGCCTAAGACACCTGACACCCCAGCGATCAGTTGTTCAGAGCCTGAaatagctccatacactgtgtagtggtcatgCAATACTATGCAGTTTAGCTGCCATTCACTTGCTTCTTCTTCTATACACTGGGGATGCCGGGTTTTataccctcacagatctaatactgTACTGGTGtcttaaaaaaaattcactggAATTGTTTTGGGAACAGATTGGttgcatcataaaaaaaaaaaaaatgctgttattCTGGTCAGTCTCGTATCCTTACTAGAAATGGAAGATTGCCAgaaataacattaaaggggtactccaggtAGACAGTGTTATGGTTAAAcacttacttaaagaggacctttcatggattggggcacaggcagttctatatactgctggaaagccgacagtgcgctgaattcagcgcactgtcagctttcccgatctgtgccccggttaaAGAactttcagtcccggtaccgtagctctttacagtcagaagggtgttcctgacagtttgtcaagaatgtccttctccacagcagcgcctatcgtactgtacagtgtgagcggggaggaacgccccctacctcttctcacagtgctcgtccatagatgagtattatcaggaggggagggggcgttcctccccgctcacactgtacagcgctattggcactgctgtggagaaggacgtacctgactgattgtcaggaacgcccttcttactgtaaagagctacggtatcgggactgatagctctttacccgggacacagatcgggaagtgcagtcgcactgtcggctttccagcagtatatagagctgcctgtgccccggaccatgaaaggtcctctttaaatgtgctTGGTGTTAGACCTCTGGTCTCCTATGTGAGTTTTTGACAGAAAATCCCTTCTTGCACATTACATCATGTTATATTGAGCTCTCCTCGGGGTCAAGTTAGCAGTCTCACGTCCTGAGGTCCATGGAGAGCATGACTGCAGATATAACTCGTACTGTACATTAGTAAGTGCTTTCATGTAACCAGTGTATTCAGTAGTGGAGAGCCATCTCTGCCCGGAGCTCCCCTTTAATGAGTGCACTTTAGGGCCTGCTATCCTGAGCATTTTTATtagcatttataaaaaaaaaccaaaaaaaaaaaccaagcaaATGTTTTGCAGCTGATAAATCCAGGAAATGTTCCTCTTATGCTTTACCATCATCTCTGAATTTGCTGCTTTATTAGATGGATTCGTCCACTTAATATCTCTCATTGCTGGTGAAGGTATTCTGAATAGTTGCATATACAGCAAGTCCCGAGCTTTCTGTTATTGGAGTAATTCCCTTTATGAGTAGGGGTTAGAAAGGGATTGAATCCTAAAATCAGCGCCTGTGGATCCATGGGTAGAATACAGACTACGTTCTTTTGGCAGTTTTTTGGGTATTCTCTCATATTGGATCACTTCCATATATAGGAAGCAATTTCTGCA
This region of Leptodactylus fuscus isolate aLepFus1 chromosome 8, aLepFus1.hap2, whole genome shotgun sequence genomic DNA includes:
- the C8H2orf69 gene encoding mitochondrial protein C2orf69 homolog, producing the protein MRTLRTALRSARRLLLQTVAGVISMCAGVSAMHEPHSLFRLPKVPGTEPAKCNDVLVCPPRSGAQRPHHVVYFPGDVQNYRDTMADHSENFRWKRWSLEDISAILFERFPASYIWIIKPSRMHLHKFSCYDNFVSSNMFGAPKHSADLGAFKQLYSLLGNAFTMAQNVLLSESNKYIIAQDYSHSLYSTNGCHSEEGDDSRFSKDTAACLGLPSVKGSLSFTLIGFSKGCVVLNQLLHELQEAKKDKEISSFLANVESMYWLDGGHSGGSNTWVTCPNILKVFAHTGITVHTHVTPYQVSDSMRSWIGEEHRKFTELLKGYDVTVDNQLHFAYEAPSLDNHFRVHEVF